A window of the Lactobacillus gasseri ATCC 33323 = JCM 1131 genome harbors these coding sequences:
- the alaS gene encoding alanine--tRNA ligase: protein MKQLTSSQVRQMFLDFFKEHGHMVMPSASLIPQDDPTLLWINSGVATMKKYFDGSVVPKNHRITSSQKSIRTNDIENVGKTARHQTFFEMLGNFSVGDYFKKEVIPWAWEFLTSPKWLGLDPDKLYVTVYPKDTEAYHMWHDVVGLPEDHIVKLEDNFWDIGEGPCGPDSEIFYDRGQENNDVAEDDPENFPGGENARYLEIWNIVFSQFNHLPNGKYVDQPHKNIDTGMGLERVVSIIQDAPTNFETDLFMPIIKETEKLSDGKKYAANKEDDVAFKIIADHVRAVSFAIADGALPSNSGRGYVLRRLIRRADLNGQRLGIKGAFLYKLVPVVGEIMKSHYPEVVDQQAFIQKVIKNEEERFQVTLSSGLNLLDNIIAEAKKSDDKTVSGKDAFKLFDTYGFPYELTFEAAQDAGLKVDKKGFDEEMKAQKERARKARGNLQSMGSQDVTLMNIKDKSEFEYGTLEEKHAKLIDIVVNDKLVDKADGEHATLIFDKTPFYAERGGQVADHGEILNQNGELVARVTDVQHAPNDQNLHFVDIILPLEKGQEYILKVDQKRRRGLKHNHTATHLLHAALREVLGTHTHQAGSLVEPDYLRFDFTSLEPMTKKEIANVEKIVNEKIWEEIPVKTTVTDPDTGLKMGALALFGEKYGDTVRVVQIDDFSTEFCGGTHCENTDQIGMLKIVSESAVGAGTRRIIAVTGPEAYKYVTDRDEILKEVQDEVKATKAEDVTNKISSLEEDLRASQKEAEQLKAQINKAKAGDLFNDVKQVKGLTVIAAQADVEGMNDLRELADNWKSSDKSDVLVLAAEVNGKANMVISLNDKAIKAGLKAGDLIKTAAPIFGGGGGGRPNMAQAGGKNPAGLKDAIAKVLQEVEEKQN from the coding sequence ATGAAACAATTGACTAGTTCACAAGTACGTCAAATGTTCTTGGACTTTTTTAAAGAGCATGGCCACATGGTTATGCCAAGTGCATCATTAATTCCACAAGATGATCCAACCTTATTGTGGATTAACTCTGGTGTTGCTACGATGAAGAAATATTTTGATGGTTCTGTTGTGCCTAAGAATCACCGAATTACTTCTTCTCAAAAATCAATTAGAACTAATGATATTGAGAATGTTGGTAAAACTGCACGTCACCAAACTTTCTTTGAAATGCTTGGTAACTTCTCAGTTGGGGACTACTTTAAGAAAGAAGTTATCCCTTGGGCATGGGAATTTTTAACTAGTCCAAAATGGTTAGGCTTAGATCCAGATAAGCTTTATGTAACTGTTTACCCTAAGGATACAGAAGCATATCATATGTGGCATGATGTTGTTGGCTTACCGGAAGATCACATTGTGAAGTTAGAAGACAACTTCTGGGATATTGGTGAAGGTCCATGTGGTCCTGACTCAGAAATTTTCTATGATCGTGGTCAAGAAAATAACGATGTTGCGGAAGACGATCCTGAAAACTTCCCAGGTGGGGAAAATGCTCGCTACCTTGAAATTTGGAACATCGTCTTTTCACAATTCAATCACTTACCAAATGGTAAATATGTTGATCAACCACATAAAAACATTGATACCGGTATGGGATTAGAGCGTGTTGTTTCAATTATTCAAGATGCACCAACTAACTTTGAAACTGACTTATTTATGCCAATTATTAAAGAAACTGAAAAGCTAAGTGATGGCAAGAAGTATGCAGCAAACAAGGAAGATGACGTAGCATTTAAGATTATTGCTGACCACGTTCGTGCTGTAAGTTTTGCGATTGCTGATGGGGCTCTTCCTTCAAACTCAGGTCGTGGATATGTTTTACGTCGTTTAATTAGACGTGCTGACTTGAATGGTCAACGTTTGGGTATTAAGGGCGCATTTTTGTACAAATTAGTACCTGTAGTTGGCGAAATTATGAAGAGTCACTACCCAGAAGTTGTTGATCAACAAGCATTCATTCAAAAAGTAATTAAGAATGAAGAAGAAAGATTCCAAGTAACGCTTTCATCTGGTTTGAACTTGCTTGATAATATTATTGCTGAAGCTAAGAAGAGCGATGATAAGACTGTTTCTGGTAAAGATGCGTTTAAGTTATTTGATACTTATGGCTTCCCATACGAATTAACTTTTGAAGCTGCTCAAGATGCAGGTCTTAAGGTTGATAAGAAGGGCTTTGATGAAGAAATGAAAGCCCAAAAGGAACGCGCACGTAAGGCTCGTGGTAACTTACAATCAATGGGTTCACAAGATGTTACTTTGATGAATATCAAAGACAAGAGTGAATTTGAGTACGGTACTTTAGAAGAAAAGCATGCTAAGTTAATCGATATTGTTGTTAATGATAAGTTAGTTGATAAAGCTGACGGTGAACACGCAACTTTAATTTTTGATAAGACTCCATTTTATGCAGAACGTGGTGGACAAGTTGCCGATCACGGTGAAATTTTGAATCAAAATGGTGAATTGGTTGCTCGTGTAACAGATGTACAACATGCACCAAACGATCAAAACCTACACTTTGTTGATATTATTTTGCCACTTGAAAAGGGACAAGAATATATCTTGAAAGTTGATCAAAAACGTCGTCGCGGCTTAAAGCACAACCATACTGCTACTCACTTATTGCATGCTGCTTTACGTGAAGTTTTGGGTACTCACACTCACCAAGCTGGATCTTTAGTTGAACCAGATTACTTACGTTTTGACTTTACTAGCTTAGAGCCAATGACTAAGAAGGAAATTGCTAACGTTGAAAAGATCGTTAACGAAAAGATTTGGGAAGAAATTCCAGTTAAGACAACAGTTACTGATCCAGATACTGGTTTGAAGATGGGTGCTTTAGCCTTATTTGGTGAAAAATATGGTGACACAGTTCGTGTTGTTCAAATTGATGACTTCTCAACTGAATTCTGTGGTGGTACCCACTGTGAAAACACTGACCAAATCGGAATGCTTAAGATTGTTTCTGAATCTGCTGTTGGTGCTGGTACTCGTAGAATTATTGCTGTTACTGGTCCAGAAGCTTACAAATATGTAACAGACCGTGACGAAATTTTGAAAGAAGTTCAAGATGAAGTTAAGGCAACTAAGGCTGAAGATGTAACTAACAAGATTTCTTCTCTTGAAGAAGACTTACGTGCAAGTCAAAAAGAAGCTGAACAATTAAAGGCACAAATTAACAAGGCTAAAGCCGGCGACTTGTTTAATGATGTTAAGCAAGTTAAAGGTTTAACTGTAATTGCTGCTCAAGCTGATGTAGAAGGCATGAATGATTTACGTGAACTTGCTGATAACTGGAAGAGCAGTGATAAATCTGATGTGTTAGTTTTAGCTGCTGAAGTTAATGGCAAAGCCAACATGGTTATTAGTTTGAACGATAAGGCAATTAAAGCGGGTCTTAAAGCCGGCGACTTAATTAAGACTGCTGCTCCAATCTTTGGTGGTGGCGGTGGCGGTCGTCCAAATATGGCACAAGCTGGTGGTAAGAACCCAGCAGGCTTAAAGGACGCTATTGCTAAAGTGTTACAAGAAGTTGAAGAAAAACAAAATTAA
- a CDS encoding IreB family regulatory phosphoprotein, with the protein MSSLDKTMHFDFNQNKGKNVYDTLQDVYNALEEKGYSPINQIVGYLLSGDPAYIPRHNDARNLILKHERDEIIEELVKSYLGKNK; encoded by the coding sequence ATGAGTTCGCTAGATAAAACGATGCATTTTGACTTTAACCAAAATAAGGGTAAGAATGTATACGATACTCTACAAGACGTATACAATGCACTTGAGGAAAAGGGCTACAGCCCAATTAATCAAATTGTTGGTTACTTACTCTCAGGCGACCCTGCATATATTCCTCGGCATAATGATGCCCGTAATTTAATCTTGAAACATGAACGTGATGAAATTATTGAGGAATTGGTTAAGAGTTATTTAGGTAAAAATAAATAA
- the ruvX gene encoding Holliday junction resolvase RuvX: MRLLGLDVGSKTVGVAISDPLGITAQELETIKIDESKFSFGMRQIRKLVRKYDVEGFVLGLPKNMDGSSGHSVERSKQYGERLKEKFDLPVHYMDERLTTVQADRILVQEAGVHDRVERKKVIDQMAAVLILQSYLEATRKDK; encoded by the coding sequence ATGCGATTACTTGGACTAGACGTTGGCTCTAAGACTGTGGGGGTTGCAATTAGCGATCCTTTGGGAATCACTGCTCAAGAGCTTGAAACAATCAAAATTGACGAGAGCAAGTTTAGTTTTGGCATGCGCCAAATCAGAAAGCTTGTCCGTAAATACGACGTCGAAGGTTTTGTTTTAGGGCTACCCAAAAACATGGATGGCAGTAGTGGACATTCTGTAGAAAGAAGCAAGCAGTACGGTGAACGCTTGAAAGAGAAGTTTGACTTGCCTGTTCATTATATGGATGAGCGGCTTACAACCGTACAGGCTGATCGTATTCTGGTTCAAGAAGCCGGCGTACATGATCGTGTTGAAAGAAAAAAAGTTATTGACCAAATGGCTGCTGTTTTGATTTTACAAAGTTATCTAGAAGCAACCAGAAAGGATAAGTAA
- a CDS encoding DUF1292 domain-containing protein, which translates to MSEKINANQDNDRQITLVDDQGNEELFEILFTFTSEDYGKSYVLLYPAAVSDDDDVEVQAFSYDADEDGDVTSSDLHEISDDDEWNMVQGVLNTFLSDDRLSGE; encoded by the coding sequence ATGAGTGAAAAAATTAACGCTAACCAAGATAATGATCGTCAAATCACTTTAGTTGATGATCAAGGCAATGAAGAACTTTTTGAAATATTGTTCACTTTTACGTCTGAAGATTATGGTAAATCTTATGTTTTACTATATCCAGCAGCCGTTAGCGACGATGATGATGTCGAAGTACAAGCTTTTAGCTATGATGCAGATGAAGACGGTGATGTAACCAGTTCTGACTTACACGAAATCTCTGATGATGACGAGTGGAACATGGTACAAGGCGTTTTAAATACATTTTTGTCAGACGATCGTTTAAGTGGCGAATAA
- a CDS encoding CvpA family protein, translated as MISILILLIFIYCCYVGYRRGIVYEGLAAGGYVVGLILATLLYKPFSNFLNLWVPYPSASDRSSFAFFDKTTGLTLDKSFYAAIAFSIVLVLVCCIWRLVMLGFNQLRYVTVDARLNTWGSIIIAFIVTQISVYLLLFILATIPNNSLQNMLGHSILASGILHFSPGISQIFIKLFITTI; from the coding sequence ATGATTTCTATTCTCATTTTATTAATTTTTATTTATTGTTGTTATGTAGGTTATCGACGTGGCATAGTGTATGAAGGCTTAGCTGCAGGTGGATATGTAGTAGGGTTAATCTTGGCAACATTATTATATAAACCTTTTAGTAACTTCTTAAATCTTTGGGTGCCATATCCCTCAGCAAGTGATCGAAGTAGCTTTGCTTTCTTTGATAAGACTACAGGATTAACATTAGATAAGTCATTTTATGCAGCAATAGCTTTTTCAATTGTTTTGGTGCTTGTTTGCTGTATATGGCGTTTGGTGATGTTAGGTTTTAATCAGTTAAGATATGTTACTGTAGATGCTAGATTAAATACATGGGGCAGCATTATTATTGCTTTTATTGTGACCCAAATTAGTGTTTATTTGCTTTTATTTATCTTAGCTACGATTCCTAACAATAGTTTGCAAAATATGCTGGGGCATTCTATTTTAGCAAGTGGTATCTTGCATTTCTCTCCAGGAATTTCGCAAATTTTCATAAAATTATTCATTACAACAATATAA
- a CDS encoding endonuclease MutS2, with amino-acid sequence MNSKIIEKLEYNRIIRQLSDLAITAPAKAQALKLMPSSDFDEVKKSIDQTRVLSNILRVKGPMPITDFKDVRPSLKRLKVKANLNGEELGNIFLVLSLAKDVGQFASDLEEREIDTRPIEKYLKNLAVPEDLFKKLNQAIEYDGTVKDTASSKLMQLRHDIQSNETDIKNHMNDYISGKHTQYLSENIVTIRDGRYVLPVKQEYKNKFGGVVHDQSASGQTLFVEPQAVLVLNNRQQNLLAQERQEIHRILIELSELAGAYQKEINNNALALTQLDFLSAKSKLAKKMKATEPVLNQDHIIKLRKARHPLIDPKKVVPNNIELGTTFDTMLITGPNTGGKTITLKTLGLLQLMAQAGLFITAEEGSQLTVFNEIYADIGDEQSIEQSLSTFSSHMDQIIKIMNNVTEDDLVLIDELGAGTDPEEGASLAIAILDDLRQTQAKIAITTHYPELKLYGYNRKRTTNASMEFDLKKLAPTYRLRIGIPGQSNAFAIAHQLGMNEAVVDKARDLMNDEDSDINKMIERLTEQTKAAEQLHETLKQNVDQSITLKRQLQNGLDWYNQQVQKQLEKSQEKADEMLAKKRKQAEKIINDLEEQRRAGGQVRTNKVIEAKGALNKLERENQNLANNKVLQREKKRHDVSVGDNVKVLSYGQQGVITKKLGEHEFEVQIGILKVKVTDRDVEKIAAQASQKKPEKSVRSSRGLRSSRASSELDLRGQRYEEALTNLDRYLDASLLAGLNTVTIIHGIGTGAIRNGVQQYLKRNRHVKSYNYAPANQGGTGATIVNLQ; translated from the coding sequence ATGAACTCTAAAATTATTGAAAAATTAGAATATAATCGCATAATTAGACAATTAAGTGACTTGGCAATTACTGCACCTGCAAAAGCTCAGGCTCTGAAATTAATGCCAAGTAGTGACTTTGATGAAGTAAAAAAATCAATTGATCAAACTAGAGTACTTTCGAATATCTTGCGAGTTAAGGGGCCAATGCCGATAACTGACTTTAAAGATGTTCGACCTAGTTTGAAGCGATTGAAAGTTAAGGCTAACTTAAATGGTGAAGAATTAGGTAATATATTTCTAGTTCTTAGTTTGGCTAAAGATGTAGGACAATTTGCATCGGACCTTGAAGAGCGTGAAATTGATACACGTCCTATTGAAAAGTACCTCAAAAATTTAGCAGTTCCAGAAGATTTGTTTAAGAAGTTAAATCAAGCAATTGAATATGATGGAACAGTTAAAGATACAGCTTCTTCTAAATTGATGCAGCTTAGACATGATATTCAGAGTAATGAAACTGATATTAAGAACCACATGAATGACTATATTAGTGGCAAGCATACGCAATATTTGTCAGAAAATATTGTGACTATCAGAGATGGACGTTATGTTTTGCCAGTAAAACAAGAATATAAAAATAAATTTGGTGGAGTTGTTCATGATCAAAGTGCTAGTGGTCAAACTTTATTTGTTGAGCCACAAGCAGTCTTGGTACTTAATAACCGTCAACAAAATTTGCTGGCTCAAGAACGCCAAGAAATTCACCGTATTTTAATCGAGTTATCCGAACTTGCTGGTGCTTATCAAAAAGAAATTAATAATAATGCATTAGCATTAACTCAATTAGACTTTTTAAGTGCTAAAAGCAAATTAGCTAAGAAGATGAAAGCGACAGAGCCTGTCTTAAATCAAGATCATATCATTAAGTTGAGAAAGGCACGCCACCCCTTAATTGATCCTAAAAAGGTAGTACCAAATAATATTGAATTAGGAACTACTTTTGATACTATGCTAATTACAGGACCAAACACTGGTGGTAAAACTATTACCTTAAAAACTTTAGGATTGCTACAATTAATGGCTCAAGCTGGTTTATTTATCACAGCTGAAGAAGGTAGTCAATTAACGGTCTTTAATGAAATCTATGCTGATATTGGAGATGAACAATCCATTGAGCAATCTTTGAGTACATTTTCATCGCATATGGATCAGATTATTAAAATTATGAATAATGTTACTGAAGATGATTTAGTTTTAATTGATGAACTTGGTGCTGGAACTGATCCAGAAGAAGGTGCAAGTTTAGCAATTGCAATCTTAGATGATTTACGCCAAACACAAGCAAAGATTGCGATTACTACACACTATCCAGAATTAAAGTTATATGGTTATAACCGCAAGCGAACTACTAATGCCTCAATGGAATTTGACTTAAAGAAATTGGCACCAACTTATCGCTTGAGAATTGGAATTCCTGGTCAAAGTAATGCTTTTGCGATTGCACATCAATTAGGAATGAATGAAGCTGTTGTAGATAAGGCTAGGGACCTAATGAATGATGAAGACAGCGACATTAATAAAATGATTGAGCGTTTAACAGAACAAACTAAGGCAGCTGAACAACTTCATGAAACTTTGAAGCAAAATGTTGATCAAAGTATCACCCTTAAACGTCAACTGCAAAATGGGCTTGATTGGTATAACCAACAAGTACAAAAGCAACTCGAGAAGTCTCAGGAGAAAGCTGATGAAATGCTTGCTAAGAAACGTAAGCAAGCTGAAAAGATTATCAATGATCTTGAAGAGCAAAGAAGAGCTGGCGGACAAGTTAGAACCAATAAAGTAATTGAAGCTAAAGGCGCTTTGAATAAACTTGAGCGTGAAAATCAAAACTTGGCTAATAATAAGGTGCTACAGCGTGAAAAAAAGCGTCATGATGTAAGTGTAGGCGACAATGTTAAAGTCCTGTCATATGGTCAACAAGGTGTAATTACGAAGAAGTTAGGCGAGCATGAATTTGAAGTCCAAATTGGTATTTTGAAGGTGAAGGTAACTGATCGTGATGTTGAAAAGATCGCTGCACAAGCCAGTCAAAAAAAGCCAGAGAAATCTGTTCGCTCTAGTCGTGGTCTTCGTTCTAGCCGTGCAAGTAGTGAACTTGATTTAAGAGGGCAGCGTTATGAAGAAGCTTTGACTAACTTAGATCGCTATCTTGATGCTTCACTTTTGGCTGGGTTGAATACAGTAACCATCATTCATGGTATTGGTACAGGCGCAATTAGAAATGGTGTTCAACAATATTTAAAGCGTAATCGACATGTAAAGAGTTATAATTATGCTCCAGCTAATCAAGGTGGAACAGGGGCTACAATAGTTAATTTGCAATAA
- the trxA gene encoding thioredoxin, with protein sequence MVDEITDATFEDETSEGVVLTDFWATWCGPCKMQSPVIDQLSEEMDDIKFTKMDVDQNQETARNLGIMAIPTLLIKKDGKIVDRLTGYTPKEKLEQILDQYTD encoded by the coding sequence ATGGTTGATGAAATTACAGATGCAACTTTTGAAGATGAAACTAGCGAAGGTGTTGTTTTAACTGATTTCTGGGCAACTTGGTGTGGTCCATGTAAAATGCAATCACCAGTAATTGACCAACTTTCAGAAGAAATGGACGATATAAAGTTCACTAAGATGGATGTTGACCAAAATCAAGAAACAGCTCGAAACTTAGGAATTATGGCAATTCCAACTTTACTGATTAAAAAAGATGGTAAAATTGTTGACCGCTTAACTGGTTATACTCCTAAGGAAAAGCTTGAACAAATCTTAGATCAATACACTGATTAA
- a CDS encoding YslB family protein: protein MEHTNEHLYFLNSLYRDFILPTILGSEDKEILYWAGKHVSRKYDLSDIDDLIEFFDMAQFGTLKVLKDRKHTAVFELSGQVVTDRLDSQSDEFSLESGIIAECLERQNGTPTEASATITKKHVVQITAQSD from the coding sequence ATGGAACACACAAACGAACATCTTTATTTTTTAAATTCATTATACCGTGACTTTATCTTACCTACTATCTTAGGTAGCGAAGATAAAGAAATTCTTTACTGGGCCGGTAAACACGTCAGTCGCAAATATGACTTATCAGACATCGATGACTTGATCGAATTTTTTGACATGGCTCAATTTGGAACTTTAAAAGTACTCAAGGATCGTAAACACACTGCAGTTTTCGAACTTTCAGGACAAGTTGTTACTGATCGACTAGATAGCCAAAGTGATGAATTTTCATTGGAAAGTGGAATTATTGCAGAATGTTTAGAACGCCAAAATGGCACTCCTACTGAGGCCTCAGCTACGATTACTAAAAAGCATGTCGTCCAAATTACAGCTCAGTCTGATTGA
- the murI gene encoding glutamate racemase, with the protein MDNRPIGVLDSGLGGLTVLKKVIEKMPNESTIFIGDQANMPYGDRSKEEIISLTRDSVNFLLSKDVKIIIFGCNTATAVAMSTIKKEIPLQIIGVVQSGALAAARTTETKNVAVIGTKATVNSHSYLKEIQYRDPKIQVSEFAQPKLAPLAEEDPAEEIKQAVVSESLAPLKKADYDTLVLGCTHYPLLRKEIVAVVGQDRKIVDPADQVAQYTYNVLRRDGLFAAGNSDTKHEYYTTGEAKKFTEITRQWMNDETIVGHHVDAED; encoded by the coding sequence ATGGATAATCGACCAATTGGAGTTTTAGATTCAGGCTTAGGTGGCTTAACTGTTTTAAAAAAAGTAATTGAGAAGATGCCTAACGAATCAACTATTTTTATTGGTGACCAGGCTAATATGCCCTATGGAGATCGCTCAAAAGAAGAGATTATTTCTTTAACTCGCGACAGTGTAAACTTCTTATTAAGTAAAGATGTAAAGATTATTATTTTTGGTTGCAATACTGCCACTGCGGTTGCAATGTCTACTATTAAAAAAGAAATTCCTTTGCAAATAATTGGAGTAGTTCAATCTGGTGCCTTAGCTGCAGCTAGAACCACAGAAACAAAGAATGTTGCGGTAATTGGTACTAAGGCAACTGTTAATAGTCATTCTTATTTAAAAGAAATTCAATATCGTGATCCAAAAATTCAAGTAAGCGAATTTGCACAACCTAAATTAGCGCCTCTTGCTGAGGAGGATCCTGCTGAAGAGATTAAGCAGGCTGTGGTCAGCGAAAGCTTAGCGCCGTTGAAAAAGGCTGATTACGATACCCTTGTTTTAGGATGCACCCATTATCCATTATTAAGAAAGGAAATTGTTGCAGTGGTTGGTCAAGATAGAAAGATTGTTGACCCAGCTGATCAGGTGGCACAATATACCTATAATGTTTTACGACGTGATGGTTTATTTGCGGCTGGTAATTCTGATACAAAACACGAGTACTATACGACAGGTGAAGCTAAGAAGTTTACTGAAATAACACGTCAATGGATGAATGATGAAACAATTGTTGGTCATCATGTAGATGCTGAGGATTAA
- a CDS encoding XTP/dITP diphosphatase translates to MDTLLFATNNKNKAKEVEEALKKNNFPIHVITNQDLTDPPHVLETGTTFLANAKLKAHQMAEFSNLPTLADDSGLSVDKLNGAPGVYSARYGGEAHNDALNNAKLLAELGGVPKEARKATFHTTMVVSWPGKFEDDLVTEGEIRGEILTYPQGEGNFGYDPLFFVSDKGKTFAEMTVDEKNAISHRGQALRKLLAELPAWWKKMENK, encoded by the coding sequence ATGGATACTTTATTATTTGCAACTAACAATAAAAACAAGGCTAAGGAAGTTGAAGAAGCCTTAAAAAAGAATAACTTTCCGATTCATGTGATTACTAATCAAGATTTGACTGACCCACCACATGTGTTAGAAACTGGTACCACATTTTTAGCTAATGCCAAGCTCAAGGCTCACCAGATGGCAGAATTTAGCAATCTACCGACTTTAGCTGATGATTCAGGATTATCGGTCGATAAATTAAATGGTGCTCCTGGCGTTTATTCTGCGCGGTATGGCGGGGAAGCTCATAATGATGCTCTGAACAATGCTAAATTATTAGCAGAATTAGGCGGGGTGCCAAAAGAAGCGAGAAAGGCTACTTTTCATACAACGATGGTTGTTTCTTGGCCAGGTAAATTTGAGGATGATCTAGTAACTGAAGGCGAAATTCGTGGTGAAATTTTAACTTATCCACAAGGTGAAGGCAATTTTGGTTATGATCCGCTTTTCTTTGTTTCTGATAAAGGAAAAACATTTGCTGAAATGACGGTGGATGAAAAGAATGCAATTTCTCACCGAGGTCAAGCTTTGAGAAAATTACTTGCGGAACTACCGGCCTGGTGGAAAAAGATGGAAAACAAATAA
- a CDS encoding acetate/propionate family kinase has product MKKVLAINSGSLSFKYKLFSFPDEKVIASGMADRVGMENAVFKIKLSNGREYIKNMPIHDQEEAVKLLIEDLKKFHVVEDLREITGIGHRIVNGGEIFKESVRVGDKELQEIFDLGELAPLHNIPEANGIKAFMNIVPNVPQVAVFDTSYHQTLDPIHYLYSIPYEYYEDYGIRKYGAHGISISYVAPRAAKMLKKNPNLVNLIVCHLGSGASVTAVKRGKSYDTSMGISPLTGVTMGTRSGDFDPSALQRLMHKTGMNIDEAIDVLNYKSGLLGISGVSSDMRDLIESKDKRAKLARKIFINRVVRYVGAYAAELGRIDAVVFTAGVGEHDPGIRAGIMSSLRYLGLEPDFKANRTDGEKFISKPKSRVKAIIVPTNEELMIAREVVRVVQ; this is encoded by the coding sequence ATGAAAAAAGTTTTAGCAATTAATTCAGGAAGCTTGTCCTTTAAATATAAATTATTTTCTTTTCCTGATGAAAAAGTTATCGCTTCAGGGATGGCTGATCGAGTTGGGATGGAAAATGCTGTCTTTAAAATTAAGTTGAGTAATGGGCGAGAATATATCAAAAATATGCCGATTCATGATCAAGAAGAGGCAGTGAAGCTTTTAATTGAGGATTTGAAAAAATTTCATGTAGTTGAAGATCTGAGAGAAATTACTGGAATTGGTCACCGAATTGTAAATGGCGGTGAAATATTTAAAGAATCAGTTCGTGTTGGTGACAAAGAGTTACAAGAAATATTTGATTTAGGTGAACTTGCGCCTTTGCACAACATTCCTGAGGCAAATGGAATTAAGGCCTTTATGAATATTGTTCCTAATGTTCCACAAGTAGCAGTTTTTGATACTTCATATCATCAAACTTTAGATCCAATTCACTATCTATATTCAATTCCTTATGAATATTATGAAGATTATGGAATTAGAAAATATGGTGCGCATGGAATTTCTATTTCTTATGTTGCACCGCGTGCAGCCAAGATGCTTAAGAAAAATCCTAACTTAGTTAACTTGATTGTTTGTCACTTAGGATCAGGTGCTTCAGTCACTGCGGTTAAACGCGGAAAGTCTTATGATACTTCAATGGGAATTAGTCCGTTAACTGGTGTAACAATGGGGACGAGAAGCGGAGATTTTGATCCTTCAGCACTTCAGCGTTTAATGCATAAGACCGGAATGAATATTGATGAAGCAATTGATGTTTTGAATTATAAGTCAGGTTTATTAGGTATTTCAGGTGTATCTTCTGATATGCGTGACTTAATTGAAAGTAAAGATAAGCGTGCCAAGTTAGCACGTAAGATATTCATTAACCGTGTTGTTCGCTATGTTGGTGCTTATGCAGCAGAGTTAGGTAGAATTGATGCAGTTGTCTTTACTGCAGGAGTAGGTGAACATGATCCTGGTATTAGAGCTGGTATTATGTCCTCATTAAGATATTTGGGGTTAGAACCAGATTTTAAGGCTAATCGAACAGATGGTGAAAAGTTTATTTCTAAACCTAAGTCTAGAGTAAAGGCAATTATTGTCCCAACTAATGAAGAATTAATGATTGCTCGCGAAGTAGTTCGCGTTGTGCAATAA